In Aspergillus oryzae RIB40 DNA, chromosome 6, one genomic interval encodes:
- the gta1 gene encoding glutaminase GtaA (predicted protein), translating to MKDVPCVNPSIRIMMHFLSFCLSVASLVSYAGAASTFSPARPPALPLAVKSPYLSTWLSAGTDGGNGGYLAGQWPTFWFGQVTGWAGQIRVDNSTYTWMGAIPNTPTVNQTSFEYTSTSSVFTMRVGDMVEMKVKFLSPITPDDLRRQSLVFSYLDVDVESIDGKAHDIQVYADISAEWASGDRNAIAQWDYGVTDDGVAYHKVYRQTQLLFSENTEQAEWGEWYWATDDQDGLSYQSGPDVDVRGAFAKNGKLANSDDKNYRAISTNWPVFAFSRDLGSVKTSAGTLFSIGLAQDSAIQYSGKPEGTTVMPSLWKSYFSTATAALEFFHHDYAAAAALSKDLDDRISKDSIDAAGQDYLTITSLTVRQVFAAVQLTGTPEDPYIFMKEISSNGNMNTVDVIFPAHPIFLYTNPELLKLILKPIYEIQENGKYPNTYAMHDIGTHYPNATGHPKGDDEKMPLEECGNMVIMALAYAQKAKDNDYLSQHYPILNKWTTYLVEDSIYPANQISTDDFAGSLANQTNLALKGIIGIQAMAVISNTTGHPDDASNHSSIAKDYIARWQTLGVAHDANPPHTTLSYGANETHGLLYNLYADRELGLNLVPQSVYDMQNTFYPTVKEKYGVPLDTRHVYTKADWELFTAAVASESVRDMFHQALATWINETPTNRAFTDLYDTQTGNYPAGITFIARPVMGGAFALLIL from the exons ATGAAGGATGTACCCTGTGTGAATCCCTCAATACGGATCATGATGCATTTCCTCTCGTTCTGTCTGTCGGTGGCCTCCCTGGTGTCTTACGCGGGAGCTGCGTCAACATTCTCCCCTGCGAGGCCACCCGCCCTGCCCTTGGCTGTCAAATCGCCGTACTTGAGCACATGGCTCTCTGCGGGCACAGATGGCGGTAATGGAGGGTACCTGGCCGGCCAATGGCCTACCTTCTGGTT CGGCCAGGTGACCGGCTGGGCGGGTCAGATCCGGGTCGATAATTCGACCTACACATGGATGGGGGCGATCCCTAACACCCCTACGGTGAACCAGACATCCTTCGAGTACACCTCGACGTCGAGCGTGTTCACGATGCGTGTTGGGGATATGGTGGAAATGAAAGTGAAATTCCTGTCCCCTATCACACCAGATGATCTCCGGAGACAGTCGCTTGTGTTTTCCTATCTGGACGTAGATGTCGAATCGATCGACGGCAAAGCGCATGACATACAGGTGTACGCAGACATTTCAGCAG AATGGGCGTCCGGGGACCGAAACGCCATTGCGCAGTGGGACTATGGTGTCACAGATGATGGCGTTGCCTATCACAAGGTTTACCGCCAAACGCAGCTGCTGTTTTCCGAAAACACTGAGCAGGCCGAATGGGGCGAGTGGTACTGGGCCACAGACGACCAAGATGGTCTGAGCTACCAGTCCGGACCGGATGTTGATGTGCGAGGGGCATTCGCAAAGAACGGAAAGTTGGCGAATTCGGATGATAAAAATTATCGTGCAATCTCGACCAATTGGCCCGTGTTTGCCTTCTCCCGCGATCTTGGCTCGGTGAAGACGTCTGCTGGCACGTTATTCTCCATTGGCCTTGCGCAGGACAGTGCCATACAGTACAGTGGGAAACCTGAAGGGACAACTGTGATGCCTTCACTCTGGAAGAGCTACTTCAGCACTGCGACTGCTGCG CTTGAGTTCTTCCATCATGATtatgctgctgcagctgcactATCGAAGGATCTCGATGACCGGATATCCAAGGATTCCATTGATGCCGCTGGCCAGGACTACCTGACAATCACCTCCCTCACGGTCCGTCAAGTCTTTGCTGCCGTGCAATTGACCGGCACGCCCGAGGACCCCTACATCTTCATGAAGGAGATCTCGTCCAATGGCAACATGAACACTGTGGACGTCATCTTCCCCGCTCACCCGATCTTTTTGTACACCAATCCCGAGCTCCTCAAACTGATTCTGAAGCCAATCTATGAGATTCAAGAGAACGGAAAGTATCCCAACACATACGCCATGCACGATATTGGAACCCACTACCCGAACGCCACGGGCCATCCTAAGGGCGACGACGAGAAAATGCCACTCGAGGAGTGTGGAAACATGGTTATCATGGCCCTTGCCTAcgcccagaaggccaaggacaACGACTATCTTTCACAGCACTATCCCATCCTCAACAAATGGACAACATACCTCGTCGAGGATTCTATTTACCCGGCGAACCAGATCTCTACGGATGACTTTGCTGGCTCGCTAGC AAACCAGACCAACCTGGCATTGAAGGGAATCATTGGAATCCAGGCAATGGCTGTGATCAGCAATACGACAGGACACCCGGACGATGCCTCCAACCACTCCAGCATTGCCAAGGACTACATCGCGAGGTGGCAGACACTAGGCGTAGCTCACGATGCCAATCCTCCGCATACAACGCTGTCGTACGGAGCGAACGAGACTCATG GGCTTCTGTACAATCTGTATGCGGATCGTGAATTGGGCTTGAACTTGGTTCCTCAGTCGGTCTATGACATGCAAAACACCTTCTATCCGacggtgaaggagaagtatggaGTGCCGCTCGATACTCGACACGTGTACACTAAGG CGGATTGGGAGCTTTTCACAGCTGCGGTTGCGTCGGAGAGTGTCCGAGACATGTTCCACCAGGCGCTCGCGACGTGGATCAACGAGACACCGACCAACCGTGCCTTTACGGATCTCTATGATACCCAAACTGGAAA TTATCCGGCGGGCATTACGTTCATTGCGCGGCCCGTCATGGGTGGTGCCTTTGCGTTGTTAATTCTCTAG
- the cps1 gene encoding Gly-Xaa carboxypeptidase (aminoacylase ACY1 and related metalloexopeptidases): MHPKTLPWIVGLLSPTVTSLSIPIPFLPSQQIFNPSPWSDNEICPLAPKISPPEDGLLPALRFVKDESIRARQANRLSRAVQVPTTVTDYMKDPYDEGFAPFVEFQELLEKLFPLTHKKATLSHINRLGLVYTLTGADTTLKPLLFTAHQDVVPINDASDWTHAPFEGYYDGTWLWGRGASDCKNVLIGLLSVVEDLLSQDWTPNRTVLLAFGFDEESHGFLGAGAIAEYLEGVYGRDGVEFVLDEGGMGLETLSSSSSSSFSSASGDGEGESEDGVIYALPGVSEKGSVDLVLTLSVPGGHSSIPPPHTGIGILSEIIYTLENTELFTPRLDTSHPSRKKLECQVRHSPSSVEPWLASALQSSDHVSTAEKLARSRGDQFRYILQTSQAADLFHGGVKTNALPEHIEAIVNYRVALHQTPEEVMDRAVRIVSPIVEKFNLTLAAFPENKKEEEGKVNHLTISTLSGALSPAPVSPTGTGEDAVWTRFAGVARAVFESVPSLKGKTVVVSGDIMTGNTDTRFYWNLSRNIYRWSPSRAGGALNIHTVDERVAVDVHLEAMALYYDLIRAFDAWDGSVESTYDLR, encoded by the exons ATGCACCCCAAAACCCTCCCTTGGATAGTAGGTCTACTATCACCCACCGTAACATCCCTCAGCATCCCAATTCCATTCCTACCCTCTCAGCAAATCTTCAATCCGAGTCCCTGGTCCGACAATGAGATCTGCCCACTAGCACCCAAGATCTCTCCCCCGGAAGATGGTCTCCTTCCAGCGCTCAGATTCGTCAAAGACGAGTCCATCCGCGCCCGCCAGGCGAATCGTCTCTCTAGGGCTGTGCAAGTCCCTACCACCGTGACGGATTACATGAAAGATCCGTATGATGAGGGATTCGCTCCTTTTGTTGAGTTTCAGGagcttttggagaagctttTTCCTCTTAC CCACAAAAAAGCAACCCTGTCGCACATAAACCGCCTCGGCCTCGTCTACACCCTCACCGGGGCAGACACCACCCTAAAAcccctcctcttcaccgCCCACCAAGACGTCGTCCCCATCAACGACGCCAGCGACTGGACCCACGCCCCATTCGAAGGCTACTACGACGGCACCTGGCTCTGGGGCCGCGGCGCCAGCGACTGCAAGAACGTGCTGATCGGCCTACTCTCCGTCGTCGAGGATCTGCTGAGCCAGGACTGGACCCCGAATCGGACGGTGTTGCTGGCGTTCGGGTTCGATGAGGAGTCGCATGGGTTTCTGGGGGCGGGGGCGATTGCGGAGTATCTGGAGGGGGTTTATGGGAGGGATGGGGTGGAGTTTGTGCTTGATGAGGGGGGGATGGGACTGGAGactctttcatcatcttcttcctcgtctttctcGTCTGCTtctggtgatggtgaaggtgagAGTGAAGACGGAGTAATCTACGCCCTACCAGGCGTATCCGAAAAAGGCAGCGTAGACCTCGTCCTCACGCTCTCCGTGCCAGGAGGCCACAGCTCGATCCCCCCACCACACACGGGAATCGGCATTCTCTCCGAAATAATCTACACGCTCGAGAACACCGAACTCTTCACGCCCCGACTCGACACCAGTCACCCCTCGCGAAAGAAACTCGAATGTCAAGTCCGCCACTCGCCCTCCAGCGTCGAGCCCTGGCTCGCCTCCGCCCTCCAATCAAGCGACCACGTCAGCACAGCCGAGAAACTGGCCCGGTCACGCGGGGACCAATTCCGCTACATCCTGCAGACCTCGCAAGCAGCCGATCTCTTCCACGGCGGGGTCAAGACGAACGCACTCCCGGAACATATCGAAGCGATCGTGAACTACCGGGTTGCGTTGCACCAAACCCCGGAAGAAGTCATGGATCGGGCTGTGCGGATTGTGTCGCCCATTGTGGAGAAGTTTAATCTCACGTTAGCTGCGTTCccggagaacaagaaggaggaggaagggaaggtGAACCATTTGACGATCTCGACGTTGAGCGGGGCGTTGTCGCCGGCGCCGGTGAGTCCGACGGGGACGGGCGAGGATGCGGTTTGGACGCGGTTTGCCGGCGTCGCTAGAGCGGTGTTTGAGTCCGTGCCCAGTTTGAAGGGCAagacggtggtggtgagtGGGGATATCATGACGGGGAATACTGATACGAGGTTTTATTGGAATTTGTCGAGGAATATTTATCGGTGGAGTCCGTCAAGGGCTGGGGGGGCGTTGAATATTCATACGGTTGATGAGAGGGTCGCGGTTGATGTGCATTTGGAGGCGATGGCTTTGTATTatg ATCTTATTCGCGCTTTTGATGCGTGGGATGGCTCGGTCGAGTCCACTTACGATCTGCGGTAG
- a CDS encoding short chain dehydrogenase/reductase family protein (dehydrogenases with different specificities (related to short-chain alcohol dehydrogenases)), giving the protein MQSVLKPIIGPKKEIHDLSGRVALITGGALGIGYEVARAFVLNGARVIMVNRKEEQGQAAIDKIKEEAGADAKIEWVPCDMGNLAQIKEVFTGIREREERLDLLILSAGINANQYGETHDKIDRHFQVNWLGQFYVCNLLFPLIRKTSKLPDTPAPRIVWETSEQHRAAPKVVHFGSLDEINNPAIDNTELYGRSKLAIILGVKYGFLDRVIKPNEDNIYVLSVHPGAVNTTMQQQWKDAYPGLLGKVLTTAMLAIGRDVEQGAFSALWAATSPEIEEKSWNGYYFSDSAQPGKETSQASDPTLGASLWDLSHRIIQDKVGKDAIVDWNSSKS; this is encoded by the exons ATGCAATCTGTCTTGAAGCCAATCATTGGCCCTAAAAAGGAGATTCACGACCTCTCCGGTCGAGTCGCTCTGATCACCGGAGGGGCGTTGGGTATCGG CTATGAAGTCGCCCGCGCATTCGTGCTCAACGGAGCGCGAGTGATCATGGTGAAccggaaagaagaacaaggccaagcaGCCATcgacaagatcaaggaggaagCCGGTGCGGACGCAAAGATTGAATGGGTACCATGCGACATGGGAAACTTGGCACAAATCAAAGAAGTATTCACCGGTATCCGTGAGCGGGAGGAGAGGCTTGACCTG CTCATTCTTTCTGCTGGAATCAACGCCAACCAGTACGGCGAGACGCATGATAAGATTGATCGTCACTTCCAGGTGAACTGGCTGGGCCAATTCTACGTCTGCAACTTACTCTTCCCACTGATCCGGAAGACATCCAAATTACCCGATACGCCTGCTCCTCGCATTGTCTGGGAGACATCCGAGCAGCACCGTGCCGCGCCTAAGGTAGTCCATTTCGGATCTCTGGACGAGATCAATAACCCTGCGATTGACAACACGGAGCTATACGGCCGGTCGAAACTAGCCATCATCCTCGGTGTCAAGTATGGATTTTTGGATCGAGTGATTAAGCCCAATGAAGATAACATATATGTGCTTTCTGTACATCCTGGTGCG GTCAACACAACCATGCAGCAACAGTGGAAGGACGCATATCCAGGGCTCCTGGGGAAGGTTCTCACGACGGCGATGCTGGCTATCGGTCGCGATGTGGAACAGGGCGCCTTTAGTGCGCTTTGGGCAGCGACAAGTCCAGAAATCGAGGAGAAGAGTTGGAACGGTTACTATTTCTCTGATTCTGCACAACCTGGAAAGGAAACGAGCCAGGCTTCGGATCCTACTCTGGGGGCGTCCCTATGGGATCTGAGCCATCGGATTATCCAGGATAAGGTCGGCAAGGATGCGATTGTAGATTGGAATTCTAGCAAGTCTTGA
- a CDS encoding WSC domain-containing protein (predicted protein), with product MTRTIINLSILGLLSVPALALNTACYNDLGSLTLSRSTEYQSVALCQQICNEENQPVYAVQDQKCFCGDTLPPLSAKVENTECTTKCPGYPADSCGGPKTYTIGTLTTSKSRRAIYPTTTPESDKDTERETETNGILTAPDVDDGDSDPLASLSVNPTMVKTASNAPSTATGTIVTAPSGTAYPNQPDVVASPSKTLTTSVATGSARASVSASASASVSGGATPSASVVAGGASQISSERGVVVGVVAGVVGVWGLF from the exons atgaCAAGAACAATCATCAACTTAtccatccttggccttctaTCTGTTCCAGCCCTCGCCTTGAATACGGCCTGCTACAATGACCTGGGCAGTTTGACTCTTTCGCGTTCGACAGAATACCAATCCGTGGCTCTGTGCCAGCAAATCTGCAACGAAGAGAACCAGCCTGTTTATGCCGTGCAAGACCAGAAATGTTTCTGTGGAGatactcttcctccgctctcCGCCAAGGTTGAGAATACGGAATGTACGACGAAATGTCCTGGGTATCCGGCGGATTCTT GCGGCGGCCCAAAAACCTACACAATCGGcaccctcaccaccagcAAATCCCGCCGCGCCATCTACCCAACCACAACCCCCGAATCCGACAAAGACACCGAACgagaaacagaaaccaaCGGCATCCTCACAGCCCCCGACGTCGACGACGGCGACTCCGACCCTCTCGCCAGTCTAAGCGTCAACCCAACCATGGTGAAGACCGCCAGTAACGCCCCGTCGACTGCTACCGGCACTATCGTGACTGCGCCTTCGGGGACTGCGTATCCCAATCAGCCGGATGTTGTGGCTAGCCCTTCGAAGACTCTGACTACTTCGGTGGCTACGGGGAGTGCGAGGGCTTCTGtgtcggcttcggcttcggcgtcGGTTAGTGGGGGGGCGACGCCGTCGGCTagtgttgttgctggtggtGCTTCCCAGATTTCTTCTGAGAGGGgggtggttgttggggttgtggcTGGTGTTgtgggggtttgggggttgtttTAG
- a CDS encoding SANT/Myb-like DNA-binding domain-containing protein (predicted protein), which produces MARIATRVAGQQDIHGLKASPPRRRWTRSQSRELEAHPMDDVAAGKSSLKGNKLWKGKGKLGGHDLDVVTEESPLKSSRKSGFPARQVIPESPEDVHNNTMSGSTIIVPEAETDQEEDEDDDQDELGPELMLETLPSLERSAKDVLDFLVPGSADLKSIVNMAKRLSDPRNTQSKRLNLRKNALKNQPGWFEGRTYIDVTRASESLSSHFSKDGVQLNWSAEPILHHANCARFALEVLLASNNSTGFRKAIRDVEGQFPAPFMRDLVNGRRNAVGESALLKDTFQLALEIRTQSLIMQLEYRQHEPSFDPNFILEDGFFLDVSVHEPIDSDNAPMRGFNLPRLNIDGSLPDEFREAASDRFEEMVANLPDEDGTFDIDDFKTTYSWRSFLLRAARWIRKRCEEIDQDISRQPSAESAREEFFAEIDAKNRRSSSVAGRSSLAPRHTEERSERGTIASPDNRRVSAIPPATPRDSPRGVESKERRKSGKPAFLNKSSLERIAQRVKQPHVSIRDFEARRQSDAAARPAPRNIHKESESQLRRQTLPAPRQSRPAAFEEATEEHVEEPAEEPAEEPTGEHIEERTEELIEEHTGEHIEERTEEHIEEHTEDLIEEHTEVRTEEPTEVSGFREESPLLHHDEQDVFNVDSESELSELFVGERTQLEKSHSPVMRRSREPRFATLSPVRTRLFATEVRLEPTSTQTSNTFRPIPSSQELWKAAASRRGTTPTQTSNASRPLPSIQELWKAGNRDGPSKHAKMSEQASRFIDRQANAHRVSPISQSADPQSAERRHTELQSKKRRRYESEDEESDGEFSNYNRPVDTARRRAEKPAQPNKRQRIEEHDESAAQLLNGLQETTRRTSVPESPEVAPRSTNTVRESPEAAPRSTNPVPVSSSARHTVTSTKAPVRWTPAEDKRLIRLIEEVGLGGPKGSGWCKIASQNEAQPVKEGESRIAGRNQVQLKDRARNIKIRYLKYVSFSCQLPENITNTKQRPKTSSLELRARNHEREGPGHARGERYQRDLIAEGDLFPSLCLVHLSLALILVISVSRMIPLMRSRAFFECRGSMSELFYVYASGLGIQRA; this is translated from the exons ATGGCTCGCATTGCTACGCGTGTTGCCGGGCAGCAGGATATCCATGGTTTGAAGGCGAGTCCACCGAGGAGACGGTGGACGAGAAGTCAAAGTCGGGAGCTTGAGGCTCATCCGATGGATGATGTTGCCGCTGGGAAGTCTTCTCTGAAGGGTAACAAGTTGTGGAAGGGCAAAGGGAAATTGGGCGGACATG ACTTGGACGTCGTCACAGAAGAATCACCGCTCAAGTCATCCCGAAAGTCGGGATTTCCAGCTCGTCAGGTGATTCCTGAATCGCCTGAGGATGTGCACAACAACACCATGTCGGGCTCTACGATTATCGTACCTGAGGCAGAAACAGATcaagaggaggatgaggatgatgaccAGGACGAGCTGGGGCCAGAGTTGATGCTCGAAACTCTTCCCAGCTTGGAGCGATCCGCAAAGGAtgttcttgattttctggtCCCTGGCTCCGCAGATCTTAAAAGTATCGTCAATATGGCCAAGCGGCTCTCAGATCCCAGGAACACCCAAAGCAAACGTTTAAACCTCCGTAAGAATGCCTTGAAGAACCAGCCGGGGTGGTTCGAGGGCAGGACATACATCGACGTCACGCGAGCTAGCGAGTCCCTCTCGTCTCATTTCTCGAAGGATGGGGTCCAGCTAAATTGGAGCGCGGAGCCTATCCTCCATCACGCTAACTGTGCCCGTTTCGCTCTCGAGGTGCTTCTGGCTAGTAATAATTCAACCGGCTTCAGAAAGGCCATAAGGGACGTGGAAGGTCAGTTTCCAGCGCCTTTTATGCGTGATCTGGTCAATGGTCGGCGGAATGCCGTTGGGGAAAGCGCGCTTTTGAAGGACACCTTCCAGCTCGCCTTGGAGATCCGCACTCAGTCCTTGATCATGCAGTTGGAGTATCGTCAGCATGAACCCAGCTTCGATCCGAACTTCATCCTGGAAGACGGATTCTTCCTGGATGTGTCTGTTCACGAACCGATTGACAGCGACAATGCTCCAATGCGTGGGTTCAACTTGCCAAGGCTTAACATTGATGGCTCTCTACCCGACGAGTTCAGGGAGGCAGCATCCGATCGCTTCGAAGAAATGGTCGCCAATCTaccagatgaagatggcacCTTTGATATTGACGACTTCAAAACAACCTACTCCTGGCGGAGCTTCCTCCTGCGAGCGGCTCGATGGATTCGCAAACGATGTGAGGAAATTGATCAGGACATAAGCCGTCAGCCGAGTGCAGAATCTGCGCGCGAGGAATTTTTTGCAGAAATTGACGCGAAGAATCGTCGCAGTAGCAGCGTGGCGGGTCGCTCTAGCTTGGCTCCCCGACATACAGAGGAAAGGAGTGAGCGGGGGACGATCGCTTCTCCCGACAATCGAAGAGTTTCGGCGATCCCACCTGCAACCCCTAGAGACTCGCCGAGGGGCGTTGAGTCTAAGGAACGGAGAAAATCTGGAAAACC GGCCTTTTTGAACAAATCATCTCTCGAGCGCATAGCGCAAAGAGTAAAACAGCCCCATGTGTCCATCAGGGATTTCGAGGCGCGCAGACAATCAGACGCTGCTGCCAGACCAGCTCCAAGAAATATCCATAAGGAATCCGAATCGCAGCTTCGGCGCCAGACCCTACCAGCGCCCCGGCAATCGAGACCGGCAGCATTTGAAGAAGCAACCGAAGAACATGTCGAAGAGCCTGCCGAGGAGCCTGCAGAAGAGCCTACTGGAGAACATATCGAAGAGCGAACCGAAGAGCTTATTGAAGAACATACTGGAGAACATATCGAAGAGCGAACCGAAGAACATATCGAAGAGCATACCGAAGACCTTATTGAAGAACATACCGAAGTGCGTACTGAAGAACCTACTGAAGTATCAGGCTTCCGTGAAGAATCGCCGCTCCTGCACCATGATGAACAGGATGTCTTTAACGTGGATAGCGAGTCTGAACTGTCTGAACTCTTTGTTGGTGAACGTACACAATTAGAGAAGTCCCACAGTCCCGTTATGAGGAGGTCACGCGAGCCTCGCTTTGCAACTCTCAGCCCTGTCAGGACCAGACTCTTCGCAACAGAGGTACGCCTCGAACCAACCTCGACGCAGACGAGCAACACCTTTCGCCCAATACCCTCCAGTCAAGAACTGTGGAAAGCAGCCGCGTCACGCCGTGGTACAACTCCTACACAGACGAGCAACGCCTCGCGTCCACTGCCCTCCATCCAAGAGCTATGGAAAGCAGGCAACCGCGACGGTCCATCCAAACATGCCAAAATGTCCGAACAGGCCTCCCGATTCATCGACCGTCAAGCCAACGCGCACCGCGTCTCCCCCATCAGCCAATCGGCCGATCCACAAAGCGCAGAACGACGCCACACCGAACTGCAGTCCAAGAAACGACGACGCTACGAAtcagaggatgaagagagcgaCGGCGAATTCAGCAACTACAACCGTCCCGTCGACACTGCACGCAGGCGTGCAGAAAAGCCCGCACAGCCTAACAAACGCCAGAGAATCGAAGAACACGACGAATCCGCAGCTCAGCTGCTGAACGGTCTGCAAGAGACCACGCGCAGAACTTCCGTTCCTGAATCGCCCGAGGTAGCGCCCAGGAGTACCAATACCGTTCGTGAATCGCCCGAGGCAGCGCCCAGGAGTACCAACCCCGTCCCTGTATCCTCTAGCGCGAGACACACAGTCACATCGACCAAGGCACCAGTGCGATGGACGCCGGCCGAAGACAAGCGACTGATTCGGTTaattgaagaagtcggtCTAGGAGGACCCAAGGGCAGCGGATGGTGCAAGATCGCGAGTCAAAACGAGGCGCAGCCAGTTAAGGAGGGCGAGAGCCGCATCGCAGGGCGCAACCAAGTCCAGCTCAAGGACAGGGCAAGGAACATTAAAATCAGATATCTTAAGTatgtctctttctcttgtcaATTACCGGAGAATATAACTAACACAAAACAGAGACCGAAAACCTCTTCCCTCGAACTTCGAGCACGTAAccatgaaagagaaggaccGGGCCATGCTCGCGGCGAAAGGTATCAACGTGACTTGATCGCAGAGGGTGATCTTTTTCCTTCACTTTGTCTTGTACACTTGTCTCTTGCACTTATTCTTGTGATTTCCGTCTCCAGAATGATACCCCTAATGCGGAGTCGCGCGTTCTTCGAGTGTCGTGGTTCAATGTCGGAGCTCTTTTATGTTTATG CGAGCGGATTGGGTATCCAGCGTGCATAA
- a CDS encoding FAD-dependent oxidoreductase (predicted protein): MQPLPVQLLGATALYTPKEMNGAQKIDPFIFQGAHPDTNVYLFFSFLDTPNNFSDSTDKYHCQLIVSWADSKGIDVPKSNAERLALMKSLTTNWADPFRSLIHQIPDETEVVSIRVVDWIFSPRRQRGHPRVVLVGDSAHTMTMFRGEGANNAIVDVQDLVKRIDFTSAESFTLDALRSSVAAYEQDIFARAETSVLNSRQACLDAHDFEKILNGSPLVSKRVLKEDK, translated from the exons ATGCAACCCCTACCTGTCCAGCTCCTCGGCGCAACAGCCCTATACACACCCAAGGAAATGAACGGCGCTCAAAAGATCGACCCGTTTATCTTCCAGGGCGCACATCCAGATACAAACgtgtatctcttcttcagct TCCTCGACACCCCCAACAACTTCTCCGACAGCACAGACAAATACCACTGCCAGCTCATCGTCTCCTGGGCCGACTCAAAGGGCATCGACGTCCCGAAATCAAACGCAGAGCGCCTGGCCCTCATGAAATCTCTAACGACGAACTGGGCTGATCCGTTCCGGTCTCTTATTCACCAGATCCCAGATGAGACGGAGGTGGTTTCGATTCGTGTTGTCGATTGGATTTTCAGTCCGCGGAGGCAAAGGGGTCATCCTCGGGTTGTTCTTGTGGGCGATTCGGCGCATACTATGACTATGT TCAGAGGTGAAGGTGCCAATAACGCTATCGTGGATGTACAGGATCTGGTTAAGAGGATTGATTTTACGTCAGCTGA ATCGTTCACGCTAGATGCCCTTCGTTCTTCTGTTGCCGCATATGAACAGGATATCTTTGCCCGTGCGGAAACGTCTGTTCTGAATTCCAGACAGGCGTGTCTTGATGCGCATGATTTTGAGAAGATTTTGAATGGGAGTCCTTTGGTTTCGAAGAGGGTGCTTAAGGAGGATAAGTAA
- a CDS encoding uncharacterized protein (predicted protein), translating into MADEQLPVLIIGAGISGLVLAQYLKTKGVPFQIFERDSAIDARSGGWGLTLHWALPALRQLLPEDIVAQMPETYVNKEAAARGDTGRYQFFDLKSGEALYNVPAAERIRVSRVRMRQLLTSGIEVQVRFINS; encoded by the coding sequence ATGGCCGACGAACAACTGCCCGTGCTCATTATAGGCGCTGGTATCAGCGGCCTGGTCCTAGCCCAATATCTCAAAACCAAGGGCGTCCCGTTTCAGATCTTCGAGCGTGACTCGGCGATCGACGCACGGAGCGGTGGATGGGGTCTTACTCTGCACTGGGCCTTGCCCGCATTGCGGCAGTTGCTCCCTGAGGATATCGTCGCGCAGATGCCAGAGACGTACGTTAacaaggaggctgctgcGCGCGGTGATACCGGTCGCTACcagttcttcgatctgaAGTCCGGGGAGGCGCTTTATAATGTTCCTGCTGCAGAGCGGATCCGGGTTAGTCGGGTGCGAATGCGTCAGTTATTAACGAGTGGGATTGAAGTCCAGGTGAGGTTCATAAACTCATAG